One window of the Rhipicephalus sanguineus isolate Rsan-2018 chromosome 4, BIME_Rsan_1.4, whole genome shotgun sequence genome contains the following:
- the LOC119388704 gene encoding uncharacterized protein LOC119388704 has product MPLWRTRLALWIRENPYFAPLFFRLTLSLVLVLYLSLGASVFMVLTSGDEDWDVSTVAELRNRTAERLISKLKTLASRHETWNRAVIEYLVEYDERMSGVDYRGCYAAGTEPWSFSDAMLFSLVLLTTSGGYDYAKTSAAVKGAIMAYVCFGVPLVFGWLLLHGKTVAQTWLLACVNAYRLLAGLRKRFRSVSPGTESEDGVPAALPSTLFRPELTIVAGHLSYAQLASKEHNHRIRVVSVGTPQGTTVVVNRQALTAASAALFGVFLLYVLFGAGASTGSGQSMFDGLFWIFLQFTTTSSNPYATFGTRPGARGGWALYYAVGALQLAALAYMAFMLVTWKCAFCADSWTAHSTQA; this is encoded by the exons ATGCCGCTGTGGAGGACGAGACTTGCCCTGTGGATTCGCGAGAACCCTTATTTCGCACCGCTTTTCTTTCGCCTGACACTGAGCTTGGTTCTAGTTCTCTACCTGAGCCTAGGGGCGTCGGTGTTCATGGTCCTGACCAGCGGCGATGAAGATTGGGACgtttccaccgtggccgagctgAGGAACAGGACTGCCGAGCGTCTGATTAGCAAGCTGAAGACGCTAGCATCGAGGCACGAGACCTGGAATCGCGCCGTGATTGAATATCTGGTCGAATACGACGAGAGAATGTCCGGCGTCGACTACAGGGGATGTTATGCGGCCGGAACAGAACCGTGGTCGTTTTCCGATGCCATGCTCTTCAGTCTGGTCCTTTTGACGACGTCAG GTGGTTACGACTACGCCAAGACTTCGGCTGCCGTAAAAGGAGCCATCATGGCCTACGTCTGCTTCGGAGTTCCGCTCGTCTTTGGCTGGCTTCTGCTGCACGGCAAGACGGTTGCGCAGACATGGCTTCTAGCGTGTGTGAACGCCTACAGGCTCCTCGCGGGCCTGAGAAAACGTTTCCGGAGCGTTAGTCCAGGAACAGAGTCGGAAGATGGAGTTCCCGCAGCACTACCGTCAACGCTGTTCCGTCCAGAACTTACGATCGTGGCCGGTCATCTGAGCTACGCGCAACTAGCGTCCAAAGAGCACAACCACAGAATTCGCGTCGTCAGTGTTGGAACTCCGCAGGGCACGACCGTGGTGGTGAACCGGCAAGCGCTTACCGCCGCTTCCGCGGCGCTTTTCGGTGTCTTTCTCCTCTACGTACTCTTCGGTGCCGGTGCCTCCACGGGCTCGGGACAGTCAATGTTCGACGGCCTGTTCTGGATCTTTCTCCAGTTCACGACGACGAGCTCAAACCCTTACGCAACCTTCGGTACGCGCCCGGGCGCTCGAGGTGGTTGGGCGCTTTACTATGCCGTGGGAGCTCTTCAGCTGGCGGCTTTAgcctacatggcatttatgctgGTCACGTGGAAGTGTGCGTTTTGCGCCGACAGTTGGACGGCACACTCTACACAGGCCTAA
- the LOC119389629 gene encoding phosphatidylserine decarboxylase proenzyme, mitochondrial isoform X2 → MVYGLPAKQSFLCTSVGLWLLLLLSQDGGESSPRPTWEKSTSPVGASRYLRSLRWMPIPLGLGVACCLAYFRSLRSSQAGDDSSPQPVTSGLKVSVYRMLPLRMASRWWGWANDIELPVWLRAPVLGLFAWAFRCDVHEAEVEDLRQYRNLGEFFRRSLKPGLRPLCPGDCVVSPADGTVLHFGRIEKGFAEQVKGITYSLPRFLGPHPWDPHCLHTNGEEEYHKKLLQQKDTDLYHCVVYLAPGDYHRFHSPVQWEVQHRRHFPGTLLSVRPGVVSWIAGLFNMNERVVYMGRWRHGFFSMTAVGATNVGSIKVYFDNNLVTNRRKYKKHNFNDQCFQSNHNSEGIHVEKGDPFGEFNLGSTIVLIFEAPRDFSLELKEGQRIKYGELICRQSSNSSCQEARRT, encoded by the exons ATGGAGGTGAGTCGTCGCCGCGACCGACCTGGGAGAAAAGCACTTCACCAGTGGGTGCGAGCCGGTACCTGCGAAGCCTGCGGTGGATGCCCATTCCATTGGGGCTTGGTGTTGCCTGCTGCCTGGCCTACTTCAGGAGCCTACGTAGCAGTCAAGCAGGCGACGACAGCAGTCCACAGCCCGTCACCTCTGGCCTCAAA GTATCAGTCTACCGGATGCTGCCCCTGCGCATGGCCTCTCGGTGGTGGGGCTGGGCCAATGACATAGAGCTGCCTGTGTGGCTGCGTGCACCAGTGCTGGGCCTCTTTGCGTGGGCCTTCAGGTGCGACGTGCACGAGGCTGAAGTCGAAGACCTGCGGCAGTATCGAAATCTGGGGGAGTTCTTCCGACGCTCACTCAAGCCGGGTCTTAGACCTCTCTGCCCAGGCGACTGCGTG GTTAGCCCAGCAGATGGCACTGTTCTACATTTCGGTCGCATAGAGAAAGGTTTTGCAGAGCAGGTGAAAGGCATCACCTACTCACTACCAAGGTTCCTTGGGCCTCATCCCTGGGATCCGCACTGTCTACACACTAAT ggtgaggaggagtatCACAAGAAACTTCTCCAGCAAAAGGACACAGATTTGTATCACTGCGTGGTGTACCTGGCCCCTGGCGACTATCACCGTTTTCACTCCCCCGTGCAGTGGGAAGTGCAGCACCGGAGGCATTTTCCAG GCACCCTTCTGAGTGTGCGACCAGGCGTAGTCAGCTGGATAGCTGGCTTGTTCAATATGAATGAGCGTGTAGTCTATATGGGTCGGTGGCGACATGGATTCTTCAGTATGACTGCTGTTGGGGCTACCAACGTTGGTTCCATCAAGGTTTACTTCGATAAT AACCTCGTGACCAACCGACGGAAGTACAAGAAGCACAACTTCAACGACCAGTGCTTCCAGTCCAACCACAACTCCGAGGGCATCCACGTCGAGAAGGGCGACCCCTTCGGCGAGTTCAATCTGGGATCCACCATTGTGCTTATCTTTGAGGCACCGCGGGACTTCTCGCTTGAGCTCAAGGAAGGCCAGCGCATCAAGTACGGGGAGCTTATCTGCCGACAGTCCAGCAACAGCAGCTGCCAAGAAGCACGGAGGACGTGA